Proteins encoded by one window of Emticicia oligotrophica DSM 17448:
- a CDS encoding SusC/RagA family TonB-linked outer membrane protein, whose translation MKQLYPIPIRVRAIMLLLFFTTSAVFAQRKITGKVADGESGAGVPGATVQVKGTNKGTSTDANGAYTLDVPAGSTLVFSSIGYLSVEEAVGNRSIIEVVLQSDAKALSEVVVTGYATQRKKDITGAVTVVGAKELTALPAASVTQMLQGRAAGVTVGNDNSPGGGTMVRVRGFGSINNNSPLYIIDGTPTQGTLNQINPNDIETMQVLKDASAASIYGARAANGVVIITTKRGSAGEPKITFDMYTGTQRVGKTLDLLNTQELGQLYYQSEIGAGRPAGTSPSAQYKFTPDGQITVADYIYPNVFGALPANYTYTNDINDPNLGKTAFNITKANKEGTDWQHVIFGPAKIQNYQLGATGGSKNGKYSISGNYFDQDGILQYTSYKRYSVRANTEFTKNRLTFGENFTVSYDERVGVPSGNQNESNPISFAIRIQPIIPVYDITGGPKALGGTNTSDLNGFAGSRGSNLGNAPNPFARQWREKDNIIKGTHIFGNIFAELEIIKNLKFRSSLGVEFNNYNFSQYLNRDIEAAEARNANSLTVSNNLDRAITWFNTLNYSKTFGNHNLNFLAGTEAVQTYAFGFSAARSNFAFDDLSYRYLNLGAAAGLSNSGSGATLTALFSQFGKVNYSYKDFLLADVTLRRDGSSRFSPAYRYGVFPAFSVGLRMTEFDFMKKLTFLDDMKIRAGWGKTGNQLIPNVYNGYTLYTPDPNNNAYDISGSGNSIANGFDLTQFGNPNGRWETNTSTNFGIDATMLKSKLEFVLDIYSRLTSNMLTQVPIPRTGGSATIPYVNIGEVSNKGIDINLTYRDKIGQLRYSVSGMISHYKNNVVKLNNDPNATIFGFTTRLPAISVTKAGLPISSFYGYIIDGVIKDDAEAAAAPKFGSYTRAGVFKFRDINGDGVITAADKTIIGNPHPDFTYGFNINLGYKNWDLAIFAQGSQGNDIFNYQKFWTDFNTFQGNRSKDMLYNSWKKPGDNALLPRLNSQDGTSQQISSYFVEDGSYMRIKNIQLTYSFPAALIQKIKLSSAQIYIQGQNLFTFTKYKGLDPDINLRNSGTDNQDIHMGIDEGAFPVAKSYNVGVRIGF comes from the coding sequence ATGAAACAACTATACCCTATTCCAATCAGGGTAAGGGCTATCATGCTTTTACTATTTTTCACTACTTCAGCAGTTTTTGCACAGAGAAAAATCACTGGTAAGGTTGCAGATGGCGAAAGTGGAGCAGGAGTTCCTGGTGCAACAGTTCAAGTAAAAGGAACTAACAAAGGAACTTCAACCGATGCCAATGGAGCATATACACTAGATGTACCGGCAGGTTCTACGCTTGTTTTTTCATCAATTGGATATTTATCAGTTGAAGAGGCTGTTGGAAATCGTTCAATTATTGAAGTTGTGCTTCAGTCAGATGCAAAAGCACTCAGTGAAGTTGTTGTAACTGGTTACGCTACACAACGTAAAAAAGACATTACTGGTGCAGTAACAGTTGTAGGTGCTAAGGAGTTAACAGCCTTACCTGCAGCAAGTGTTACGCAAATGCTACAAGGTCGTGCTGCTGGGGTTACCGTGGGTAACGACAACTCACCGGGTGGAGGAACCATGGTTCGTGTACGTGGTTTTGGTTCTATCAATAATAATAGTCCTTTATACATAATTGATGGTACTCCAACTCAAGGAACATTAAATCAAATTAATCCAAATGATATTGAAACAATGCAGGTATTGAAAGATGCCTCTGCTGCTTCTATCTATGGTGCTCGTGCAGCCAATGGTGTTGTAATTATCACAACAAAAAGAGGCTCAGCAGGTGAACCAAAAATTACCTTTGATATGTACACTGGTACTCAAAGAGTTGGGAAAACACTTGATTTATTAAACACACAAGAGTTAGGTCAACTTTATTATCAGTCTGAAATTGGTGCGGGTCGTCCAGCTGGAACTTCACCATCTGCACAGTACAAGTTTACACCAGATGGACAAATCACTGTTGCCGATTACATTTATCCGAACGTATTTGGTGCATTACCTGCAAATTACACGTATACTAATGATATCAATGACCCAAATTTAGGTAAGACGGCTTTCAATATTACTAAAGCTAATAAAGAGGGTACTGATTGGCAACACGTAATTTTTGGACCAGCTAAAATTCAAAATTATCAATTAGGTGCAACTGGTGGTTCAAAAAATGGTAAGTATTCAATTTCTGGTAATTATTTTGACCAAGATGGTATCTTACAATACACGTCATACAAGCGTTACTCAGTTCGTGCGAATACAGAATTTACAAAGAACCGTTTAACTTTTGGTGAAAACTTTACAGTATCTTATGATGAGAGAGTGGGTGTTCCATCTGGAAATCAAAATGAAAGTAACCCAATCTCATTTGCAATTCGTATTCAACCAATTATTCCTGTTTATGATATTACAGGAGGTCCAAAAGCATTGGGTGGTACAAATACCTCTGATTTGAATGGATTTGCAGGTAGCCGTGGTTCTAACTTAGGTAATGCTCCTAATCCATTTGCTAGACAATGGCGTGAAAAAGATAACATAATCAAAGGAACACACATCTTCGGAAATATATTCGCAGAATTAGAAATTATTAAAAACTTGAAATTTAGAAGTAGTCTAGGAGTTGAGTTTAATAATTATAATTTCTCTCAATATTTAAATAGAGATATCGAAGCAGCCGAAGCTAGAAATGCCAATAGTTTAACAGTTTCAAATAACCTCGACCGTGCAATTACTTGGTTCAATACTTTAAACTACAGTAAAACATTTGGTAATCATAACTTAAATTTCTTGGCTGGTACAGAGGCAGTTCAAACTTATGCCTTTGGTTTTAGTGCTGCAAGAAGTAACTTCGCATTTGATGATTTATCTTATCGTTATTTGAACCTAGGTGCTGCAGCAGGTTTATCAAACTCAGGTTCTGGTGCTACACTTACTGCTTTGTTCTCTCAGTTCGGAAAAGTAAACTATAGCTACAAAGATTTCTTACTAGCTGACGTTACTCTTCGTCGCGATGGTTCTTCTCGTTTCTCTCCTGCATACCGTTATGGTGTATTCCCAGCATTTTCAGTGGGTCTTCGTATGACTGAGTTTGATTTTATGAAAAAACTTACATTCTTGGATGATATGAAAATCAGAGCAGGTTGGGGTAAAACAGGTAATCAGTTAATTCCAAACGTTTACAATGGTTATACTCTTTACACGCCAGACCCTAATAACAATGCTTATGACATTTCTGGTTCTGGAAACTCAATTGCTAATGGTTTCGATTTAACTCAGTTCGGTAATCCGAATGGTCGTTGGGAGACTAATACATCGACAAACTTTGGTATTGATGCAACAATGTTGAAGAGTAAGTTAGAGTTCGTTTTAGATATTTATAGCAGATTAACTTCTAACATGCTTACGCAAGTGCCAATTCCAAGAACTGGTGGTTCTGCAACAATTCCTTATGTAAATATTGGAGAGGTAAGTAACAAAGGTATTGACATTAATTTAACTTATCGTGATAAAATTGGTCAACTTCGTTATAGCGTAAGTGGTATGATTAGTCATTACAAAAACAATGTTGTAAAACTTAATAATGACCCTAATGCTACCATTTTTGGATTTACTACACGTCTTCCAGCAATTTCTGTAACTAAAGCAGGCTTACCAATTTCAAGCTTCTATGGTTATATCATTGATGGTGTAATCAAAGATGATGCAGAAGCCGCAGCGGCTCCGAAATTTGGTTCTTATACTCGTGCAGGTGTATTCAAGTTTAGAGATATCAACGGCGACGGTGTAATTACAGCAGCTGATAAAACAATCATTGGTAATCCGCATCCTGATTTTACATATGGTTTTAATATCAACTTAGGTTATAAAAACTGGGATTTAGCAATTTTTGCACAAGGGTCACAAGGAAATGATATCTTTAATTATCAAAAATTCTGGACTGATTTCAATACTTTCCAAGGAAACCGCTCTAAAGATATGCTTTACAACTCTTGGAAAAAACCAGGTGATAATGCGTTATTACCACGTTTAAATTCTCAAGATGGTACAAGTCAGCAAATTTCAAGCTATTTTGTTGAAGATGGTTCATACATGAGAATCAAGAATATTCAATTAACATATTCATTCCCTGCAGCCCTGATTCAAAAAATCAAGTTAAGTTCTGCTCAAATTTATATTCAAGGACAAAACCTATTTACATTTACAAAATACAAAGGTCTTGACCCAGATATTAACTTAAGAAACTCAGGTACTGACAACCAAGATATTCACATGGGTATTGACGAAGGTGCATTCCCTGTTGCAAAATCTTATAATGTTGGTGTAAGAATTGGATTCTAA
- a CDS encoding S10 family peptidase: MKFKFIPLLLVGTLAWAQPKPAASVQTPAPSKEEKASSLTIPFNPDSFVTTEHVTTIKGQKVPFQAQTGTMPVFDEDGKAIAGLFYTYYERSDVKDRASRPLVISFNGGPGSASVWMHIAYTGPHLLNIDDEGYPLQPYGIKENPYSILDIADIVFVNPVNTGYSRPTSKEVPNSKFFGVNADIKYLADWINTFVTRTNRWASPKYLIGESYGTTRVSGLALQLQNSQWMYLNGVILVSPTTLGIERGNASGAALKLPYFAATAWYHKALSPELQKKDLVEMLPEVENFTINELLPAISRGGFLEDTKRKEIATKMAKYSGLSEKVILQQNFDIPLDFFWKELLRDKGFTVGRLDSRYKGIDKKDAGEKPDFNSELTSWLHSFTPAINIYLRNDLNYKTDLKYYMFGPVSPWDRSGDNTGENLRQAMAQNPYLHVMVQSGYYDGACDYFNAKYNMWQMDPSGKLKERMSWKGYRSGHMMYLRREDLATANEDIREFIKKSLPKPNQSAKY, from the coding sequence ATGAAATTCAAATTTATTCCTTTATTATTAGTAGGCACTCTCGCTTGGGCCCAACCCAAACCTGCTGCAAGCGTACAAACGCCTGCTCCATCAAAAGAAGAGAAGGCTTCTTCATTAACAATTCCTTTTAATCCAGATTCGTTTGTTACGACAGAACATGTAACAACCATAAAAGGCCAAAAAGTCCCTTTTCAAGCTCAAACGGGTACAATGCCTGTTTTTGATGAAGATGGAAAGGCAATCGCAGGCTTATTTTATACGTATTATGAACGCTCAGATGTAAAAGATAGAGCGAGTCGTCCATTGGTGATTTCTTTTAATGGAGGCCCAGGTTCTGCTTCTGTTTGGATGCATATTGCTTATACTGGACCGCATCTTTTAAATATCGATGATGAAGGCTATCCTTTACAACCTTATGGAATCAAAGAAAATCCCTACTCAATTCTTGATATTGCCGACATTGTTTTTGTAAATCCAGTAAATACAGGTTATTCAAGACCTACAAGTAAAGAAGTACCTAATTCTAAATTTTTTGGAGTTAACGCCGATATAAAATATTTAGCAGATTGGATAAATACTTTTGTGACAAGAACTAATCGTTGGGCTTCACCAAAATATTTAATTGGAGAAAGTTATGGTACAACACGTGTATCAGGTTTAGCATTACAATTACAAAATAGCCAGTGGATGTATTTGAATGGAGTAATTTTAGTTTCTCCAACCACACTTGGAATCGAACGTGGAAATGCGTCGGGTGCAGCTTTAAAATTACCTTATTTCGCCGCTACGGCTTGGTATCATAAAGCCTTGAGCCCAGAATTGCAGAAAAAAGACTTAGTAGAAATGCTTCCAGAAGTAGAGAATTTTACAATTAATGAATTATTACCAGCCATAAGTAGAGGAGGATTCTTAGAAGATACTAAACGTAAAGAAATTGCTACCAAAATGGCAAAATATTCTGGCTTGTCAGAAAAAGTTATTCTTCAACAAAATTTCGATATTCCACTTGATTTCTTTTGGAAAGAATTGTTAAGAGATAAAGGTTTTACTGTAGGGCGACTTGATTCAAGATATAAGGGGATTGATAAAAAAGATGCTGGCGAAAAACCAGACTTTAATTCAGAACTAACTTCTTGGCTTCATTCTTTTACCCCTGCAATAAATATTTATTTGAGAAATGACTTGAATTACAAAACAGACTTAAAGTATTATATGTTTGGCCCTGTAAGCCCATGGGATAGGAGTGGAGACAATACTGGTGAAAACCTTCGTCAAGCAATGGCACAAAATCCTTATTTACATGTAATGGTGCAATCTGGATATTATGATGGTGCTTGCGATTATTTTAATGCTAAATATAATATGTGGCAAATGGACCCGAGTGGTAAATTAAAAGAACGTATGTCGTGGAAAGGTTATAGAAGTGGGCACATGATGTATTTACGTAGAGAGGATTTGGCAACGGCTAATGAGGATATACGAGAATTCATAAAAAAATCGCTTCCAAAGCCAAATCAATCAGCAAAATATTAA
- a CDS encoding Gfo/Idh/MocA family protein encodes MNSNKTHLNRRDFINKASLFFGGVMIVPRHVLGGQSPSGKKYLAPSDIISLGFIGTGKQGRGLTTSFLSTNEVRISAICEVYQAKAKLTLDRIKAHYEKNTQLGQLGEIPVYENFTELLERKDIDAVVIAAPDHWHAAMAVRAAQAGKDIYCEKPLSLTVKEGRAMVNAARKYKRVFQTGSMQRSWPEFRQTAELIRNGYIGEVKSIKVNVGAPPVAYNLAEERIPEGLNWKAWLGPNLPVVFNSELAPPTSKDVFPNWRLYREFGGGMVTDWGAHMFDIVQWSLGMDDSGPVEVFAPNGKDIQYLTFKYENGITMTHEKWEWNNAIHFIGTEGEIKVQRRKLETSPASLKDKVIGENEKHVYKSENHYKDFLDSMRSRNKPICDVEIGHRTATVCNIGNIAYRLNRSLKWNPQKEVFIDDKEANLLLGRTMNKEWGIKI; translated from the coding sequence ATGAATTCCAATAAAACTCATCTTAACCGTAGAGATTTCATTAATAAAGCCTCACTGTTCTTTGGTGGCGTTATGATTGTTCCACGTCATGTTCTTGGTGGGCAAAGCCCAAGTGGGAAAAAATATCTTGCTCCAAGCGACATCATTTCGCTTGGCTTTATTGGCACAGGAAAGCAAGGTCGTGGACTGACAACATCGTTTCTTAGTACTAATGAAGTGAGAATTTCGGCTATATGTGAAGTTTATCAAGCAAAAGCCAAGCTTACTCTTGATAGAATTAAAGCTCACTACGAAAAAAATACACAATTAGGCCAATTAGGTGAAATTCCAGTTTATGAAAATTTTACAGAGTTGTTAGAAAGAAAAGATATAGATGCAGTAGTAATTGCCGCTCCAGACCATTGGCACGCAGCCATGGCAGTGAGAGCCGCACAAGCTGGAAAAGATATATATTGTGAAAAACCTCTTTCTTTAACAGTAAAAGAAGGTAGAGCAATGGTAAATGCTGCTCGGAAATATAAAAGAGTTTTTCAAACCGGTAGTATGCAACGTTCTTGGCCTGAATTTAGACAAACCGCTGAATTGATTAGGAATGGATATATTGGTGAGGTTAAATCAATTAAAGTAAATGTCGGAGCTCCTCCGGTTGCATACAATTTAGCTGAAGAGAGAATTCCAGAAGGCTTAAACTGGAAAGCATGGCTTGGGCCAAATTTACCTGTTGTTTTTAATTCAGAATTAGCTCCGCCTACTTCAAAAGATGTTTTTCCCAATTGGCGTCTTTATCGTGAATTTGGAGGAGGAATGGTTACTGACTGGGGTGCTCACATGTTTGATATTGTCCAGTGGTCATTGGGTATGGATGATAGCGGTCCTGTAGAAGTATTCGCCCCAAATGGAAAAGATATTCAATATTTGACCTTTAAATATGAAAATGGTATAACCATGACTCATGAAAAATGGGAATGGAATAATGCCATTCATTTTATTGGAACTGAAGGTGAAATAAAAGTACAGCGAAGAAAACTTGAAACTTCCCCTGCCTCATTAAAAGATAAGGTTATTGGTGAAAATGAAAAACATGTTTATAAATCAGAAAATCACTACAAAGATTTCTTAGATTCAATGAGAAGTAGAAATAAACCCATTTGTGACGTTGAAATAGGACATCGTACAGCAACTGTTTGTAATATTGGTAATATTGCCTATCGCCTTAATCGTTCGTTGAAATGGAACCCTCAAAAAGAAGTCTTTATTGACGATAAAGAAGCTAACCTGCTATTAGGCCGAACGATGAATAAAGAATGGGGAATTAAAATCTAA
- a CDS encoding NUDIX domain-containing protein gives MNENINPWKILDSEVRYENNWIQVVHQNVINPSGGKGIYGVVNFKNIAVGVVPIDKEGYTWLVGQYRFPLNEYSWEIPEGGCPDGEEVLETAKRELKEETGLIAQKWQLISKLHTSNSVCNEVAYIFLAEDLTQSESQPEDTEQLQVKKVLLKEALEMVLSDEITDSMSVAGILKVARLKGL, from the coding sequence ATGAATGAAAATATAAACCCGTGGAAAATACTTGACTCAGAAGTTAGGTATGAAAATAATTGGATACAAGTTGTCCATCAAAATGTAATAAATCCAAGTGGAGGAAAGGGAATTTATGGGGTTGTCAATTTCAAGAATATCGCTGTTGGAGTCGTGCCAATTGATAAAGAAGGATATACGTGGTTAGTAGGACAGTACCGTTTCCCATTAAATGAATATTCTTGGGAAATTCCCGAAGGAGGCTGCCCAGATGGAGAAGAGGTACTTGAAACGGCCAAAAGAGAATTAAAAGAAGAAACTGGCCTAATTGCTCAAAAATGGCAATTGATATCAAAATTGCATACATCTAATTCTGTTTGCAATGAAGTTGCTTACATTTTTTTGGCAGAAGATTTGACTCAGTCAGAAAGCCAACCCGAAGATACGGAACAATTACAAGTTAAAAAGGTATTATTAAAAGAGGCACTCGAAATGGTTTTATCCGATGAAATAACCGATTCGATGAGTGTAGCTGGCATCTTAAAAGTAGCACGTTTAAAGGGACTGTAA